The genomic window GCGGAGTCATGATTCCGGAAGTTGCTCGACTGCATCAAATTGTCGGGTCTAAGGCAATCTCGCTGACTGATCCACTTGCGTTTGTTCCGCATGTAGAAGATTACGCAGAAATTGACGATGAATTTTTCGAATCTGCCAATTGGTACCAACAAATCGATAATTACCAAGGATTTGGCGATTACTCGATGGTCGGCAGCGTCTATTTCGACAAGGGATTCGCTTCTCGGGCGATAGCTCTGCACATTATTTACGTCACTAAAGACGGCAGTTTGCGGATCCATCACTTCGTGTCTGACAGTAACGAAACGATGAGTGGCCAGAAAGATAAATTTTTCGAAGCTTTGAAAAAATTAGTCTTGTGGGCGCCTGACAACTTGAAGGGATTAAACGACACGACGGCGTTACGTGAATTGTTAGCCTACGACCAGCAGACGAAGTTCCCCGGACTGGGCAAAGTTAAGAAACTTTCGCTCAAGCATCATTTCCAATTAATGCATCGATTATTCGAATTGA from Companilactobacillus sp. includes these protein-coding regions:
- a CDS encoding sce7725 family protein: MSYYPYLRGRMYDLLALREACEEGDLGQDIIPVIEPVRDSKELQQTVQVLIDHEQPFSVVANPQVSVYGLNDTKLYPLPDLTQYPFFHPSAILAPDFSSEFLAASEGQTSFLIAKNYELLKAYENSRILKKVSGVMIPEVARLHQIVGSKAISLTDPLAFVPHVEDYAEIDDEFFESANWYQQIDNYQGFGDYSMVGSVYFDKGFASRAIALHIIYVTKDGSLRIHHFVSDSNETMSGQKDKFFEALKKLVLWAPDNLKGLNDTTALRELLAYDQQTKFPGLGKVKKLSLKHHFQLMHRLFELKANK